Sequence from the Echinimonas agarilytica genome:
AGCGAGCTTAATTTGGAACGCACATCTAAACCAAGAACCGACTTATCTGTACTATGCTTCACTTGCTTGGGGGAACCCCTTGCGAAGTGGGCGTCATAATAGCCACGCTTTTTCGCCTATGCAACATTTTTTGTAGTAGATTCTAAAATTCATCAATCAAATGGCTGCTCTTTATTCAATTTGCTTAGAAATCCATCTCCAAGGTTACTATTTATCGGTTGCGCGGAGGCTCCTGCAATCAGGCATGCATGAAATTGAATATCGTAGTAATGGAAATTATCGAGCTTGCCAATATTCCATTTTTCTATGGTATACAGGCGAGATATGGCATCTGATACAGAATATGATAATGCTTGGTTTGGGAAATTAATTGGGCGCCGATTCTTGATTCATACTGAAGTCCAAACGGCAATGCTAAAGGTCTTGGCCCCAACTTTCGCAGGGCTTGAACAATTTGCCAACACATTATTATGAGCCGATGTATGGTATGAATTTGATCCAGTGCTCTCACCCAATTTGAATTATGTATTGTCTGTTGATGAATCGACCTACACCCCAGGTTCAGACTGGGGCGATCAGCAGGGTCGTGGGATGGGAGATTTTCACCCCATCGCTTGGCACCAAGAGTTTGATGGGGCGCTCGTTCTATACCCCATTGGGACATGTGCCGGCAGCCTATCAACATTCTCTTTTTCTTAATCACATATTATGGTGGATTGTATTGGGCGGCTACGGGACAAACAAAGAGCGAGCACTTCATGAAGGCTATGAATGCGCAAGCAAAGACTTGAATAATGCCGTAAATCACCTGATTTATAGTGTTTTTTAAACTTTGTTGATCAAAGTCGGGCTTTTTTCACCAATAGTGCCACTGTCCTTTTTTATTTTGCGCAATTTTCGAGTAGACTTAGCCGGCTAAAATTTCCATTCATAACGACACCTTAACTGTCACTCGTTATTTAAGAGAACCACTATGTTGAATCTTGACGCACTGGTTGCCGAGGCTCTCGCTGCCGTTAATGGTGCCGAAAAAGCCAACGCACTGGATGAAGTGCGGGTAAATTATTTAGGTAAAAAGGGTAAGCTCACCGAGCAGCTCAAATCGTTGGGCAAGTTAAGCGCGGAAGAGCGTCCTGCTGCGGGCCAGGCCATTAATCAGGCTAAGCAAGATGTTCAGCAAGCAATTAACAGCAAAATGGCTGAATTGCAGCAAGCTGAACTGAATGCCAAGTTATCATCTGAAACCATTGATGTGACATTGCCTGGGCGTCGTATGCCTGAAGCGGGATTGCATCCAGTGAGCCGTACGATCGACCGAATTAAAACCTACTTTGGTGAGCTCGGCTTCGAAGTGAAGCAAGG
This genomic interval carries:
- a CDS encoding ThuA domain-containing protein is translated as MLSPNLNYVLSVDESTYTPGSDWGDQQGRGMGDFHPIAWHQEFDGALVLYPIGTCAGSLSTFSFS